In Danaus plexippus chromosome 17, MEX_DaPlex, whole genome shotgun sequence, one DNA window encodes the following:
- the LOC116771186 gene encoding enoyl-CoA hydratase domain-containing protein 3, mitochondrial isoform X1, giving the protein MFCIIQKNIIRPSSILTRHMHNQYVLMQENNGTREITLNHEKTKNSLSLDMMNSLIEALNLNKGDTSLRAIVLSAKGNVFSAGHNLKELQISSDLEKQKLIFQKATELMTSIIQSPVPVIAKVNGFAAAAGCQLVATCDIIICSDKSKFSTPGANFGIFCSTPGIAIGRSVPKSRAMYMLLTGEPLSAQEAYESGLVTKVVPAEKLDSEVNETVEQIKRKSRSVISLGKEFFYKQIGLNVIDAYRLGEEIMVKNINSLDGQEGINSFVEKRKAVWNHK; this is encoded by the exons atgttttgcatCATCCAA aaaaatatcatCAGGCCTTCATCAATTTTAACTCGTCATATGCACAACCAATACGTGTTAATGCAAGAAAACAATGGTACGCGAGAAATTACGCTGAATCACGAAAAAACAAA AAATTCACTGTCACTAGATATGATGAACAGCCTTATAGAAGCATTAAATCTCAATAAAGGAGATACTTCGTTACGAGCTATTGTTTTATCTGCAAAGGGTAATGTTTTTTCCGCTGGTCATAATTTAAAGGAATTA CAAATTTCATCGGATTtagagaaacaaaaattaatatttcaaaaagccACTGAATTGATGACTTCCATTATTCAAAGTCCAGTTCCAGTTATAGCAAAG gTTAATGGATTTGCAGCAGCGGCTGGGTGTCAGTTAGTGGCTACTTGCGACATTATAATTTGCTCTGACAAAAGCAAATTTTCAACCCCAGG TGCTAACTTTGGTATATTCTGTTCGACACCAGGAATTGCTATCGGCAGAAGTGTCCCTAAGTCGAGGGCTATGTATATGTTGTTAACTG GTGAGCCCTTAAGTGCTCAAGAAGCCTATGAAAGTGGACTCGTCACAAAAGTTGTACCTGCTGAAAAGCTTGATTCTGAAGTTAATGAAACTGTTGAACAGATTAAACGTAAAAGTAGAAGTGTAATATCACTTGGGAAAGAGTTTTTCTACAAACAGATTGGTCTCAATGTTATAGATGCGTACAGACTGGGTGAAGAAATCATGGTCAAGAATATAAACTCACTTGACGGACAAGAGGGAATAAACAGTTTTGTAGAAAAACGTAAAGCTGTATGGAATCACAAGTAG
- the LOC116771186 gene encoding enoyl-CoA hydratase domain-containing protein 3, mitochondrial isoform X2 produces the protein MFCIIQKNIIRPSSILTRHMHNQYVLMQENNGTREITLNHEKTKNSLSLDMMNSLIEALNLNKGDTSLRAIVLSAKGNVFSAGHNLKELVNGFAAAAGCQLVATCDIIICSDKSKFSTPGANFGIFCSTPGIAIGRSVPKSRAMYMLLTGEPLSAQEAYESGLVTKVVPAEKLDSEVNETVEQIKRKSRSVISLGKEFFYKQIGLNVIDAYRLGEEIMVKNINSLDGQEGINSFVEKRKAVWNHK, from the exons atgttttgcatCATCCAA aaaaatatcatCAGGCCTTCATCAATTTTAACTCGTCATATGCACAACCAATACGTGTTAATGCAAGAAAACAATGGTACGCGAGAAATTACGCTGAATCACGAAAAAACAAA AAATTCACTGTCACTAGATATGATGAACAGCCTTATAGAAGCATTAAATCTCAATAAAGGAGATACTTCGTTACGAGCTATTGTTTTATCTGCAAAGGGTAATGTTTTTTCCGCTGGTCATAATTTAAAGGAATTA gTTAATGGATTTGCAGCAGCGGCTGGGTGTCAGTTAGTGGCTACTTGCGACATTATAATTTGCTCTGACAAAAGCAAATTTTCAACCCCAGG TGCTAACTTTGGTATATTCTGTTCGACACCAGGAATTGCTATCGGCAGAAGTGTCCCTAAGTCGAGGGCTATGTATATGTTGTTAACTG GTGAGCCCTTAAGTGCTCAAGAAGCCTATGAAAGTGGACTCGTCACAAAAGTTGTACCTGCTGAAAAGCTTGATTCTGAAGTTAATGAAACTGTTGAACAGATTAAACGTAAAAGTAGAAGTGTAATATCACTTGGGAAAGAGTTTTTCTACAAACAGATTGGTCTCAATGTTATAGATGCGTACAGACTGGGTGAAGAAATCATGGTCAAGAATATAAACTCACTTGACGGACAAGAGGGAATAAACAGTTTTGTAGAAAAACGTAAAGCTGTATGGAATCACAAGTAG
- the LOC116771186 gene encoding enoyl-CoA hydratase domain-containing protein 3, mitochondrial isoform X3, whose amino-acid sequence MTSIIQSPVPVIAKVNGFAAAAGCQLVATCDIIICSDKSKFSTPGANFGIFCSTPGIAIGRSVPKSRAMYMLLTGEPLSAQEAYESGLVTKVVPAEKLDSEVNETVEQIKRKSRSVISLGKEFFYKQIGLNVIDAYRLGEEIMVKNINSLDGQEGINSFVEKRKAVWNHK is encoded by the exons ATGACTTCCATTATTCAAAGTCCAGTTCCAGTTATAGCAAAG gTTAATGGATTTGCAGCAGCGGCTGGGTGTCAGTTAGTGGCTACTTGCGACATTATAATTTGCTCTGACAAAAGCAAATTTTCAACCCCAGG TGCTAACTTTGGTATATTCTGTTCGACACCAGGAATTGCTATCGGCAGAAGTGTCCCTAAGTCGAGGGCTATGTATATGTTGTTAACTG GTGAGCCCTTAAGTGCTCAAGAAGCCTATGAAAGTGGACTCGTCACAAAAGTTGTACCTGCTGAAAAGCTTGATTCTGAAGTTAATGAAACTGTTGAACAGATTAAACGTAAAAGTAGAAGTGTAATATCACTTGGGAAAGAGTTTTTCTACAAACAGATTGGTCTCAATGTTATAGATGCGTACAGACTGGGTGAAGAAATCATGGTCAAGAATATAAACTCACTTGACGGACAAGAGGGAATAAACAGTTTTGTAGAAAAACGTAAAGCTGTATGGAATCACAAGTAG